A region from the Candidatus Zymogenaceae bacterium genome encodes:
- the purD gene encoding phosphoribosylamine--glycine ligase: MKVLIIGGGGREHALAWKLSQEQRISKIFTAPGNGGTSKIGTNVPSKVDDIDYLADIAVREEIDLTIVGPEEPLTKGIVDTFTKRGLRIFGPNRSAARIEGSKSFSKNLMKKYNIPTAEFDVFDSPEDARNYIINFGRPMVIKADGLAAGKGVLPCHTLQDAVDAVDRIMVKKEFGAAGNRLVVEELLKGEEASFLAFSDGETVLPLATSQDHKPVYNNDNGPNTGGMGAYSPAPVITDELFERTMREIMIPTVRAMKAEGHPYVGILYAGLMISKGEPKVLEFNARFGDPEAQPLLMRLKSDLSPIIDAAIDGKLAGHTLDWDPRPAVCVVMASGGYPGKYQIGRQIFGVNRAESLDDVVVFHAGTTMVGKFLNSAGGRVLGVTALGEDLKGAIDLAYEAVDLIDFHEAHYRTDIGAKGLKYGS, from the coding sequence ATGAAGGTACTGATCATTGGCGGAGGCGGCCGGGAACACGCCCTGGCCTGGAAGCTCTCCCAGGAACAGCGGATCTCAAAGATATTCACCGCTCCGGGAAACGGCGGCACATCAAAGATCGGAACGAACGTCCCAAGCAAGGTCGATGACATCGACTACCTGGCGGATATCGCCGTCCGGGAGGAAATCGACCTGACCATCGTCGGCCCCGAGGAACCGCTCACCAAGGGCATCGTCGATACGTTTACGAAACGGGGTTTGAGGATATTCGGCCCGAATAGATCTGCCGCCCGAATCGAGGGAAGCAAGTCCTTCAGCAAGAACCTCATGAAAAAGTACAACATCCCCACCGCCGAATTCGACGTATTCGACTCTCCCGAAGACGCCCGTAACTACATCATCAATTTCGGCCGTCCCATGGTCATCAAGGCCGACGGCCTGGCGGCGGGCAAGGGTGTTCTGCCGTGTCATACGCTTCAGGACGCCGTCGACGCCGTGGATCGCATCATGGTCAAGAAGGAATTCGGCGCCGCGGGCAACCGGTTGGTGGTGGAGGAGTTGCTGAAGGGAGAGGAGGCCTCGTTTCTGGCGTTCAGCGACGGCGAAACGGTCCTGCCGCTTGCCACCTCCCAGGATCACAAGCCGGTATACAACAACGACAACGGCCCCAACACCGGGGGCATGGGCGCATATTCCCCCGCGCCGGTGATCACAGACGAGCTTTTCGAGCGGACCATGCGGGAGATCATGATCCCCACGGTTCGGGCCATGAAGGCGGAGGGGCATCCGTATGTCGGCATACTCTACGCGGGATTGATGATCTCCAAGGGGGAGCCGAAGGTGCTGGAGTTTAACGCCCGCTTCGGCGATCCCGAGGCCCAGCCGCTTTTGATGCGCCTGAAAAGCGACCTGAGCCCGATCATTGACGCCGCCATCGATGGAAAGCTCGCAGGCCACACTCTCGACTGGGATCCCCGTCCTGCGGTCTGCGTGGTGATGGCAAGCGGCGGTTACCCGGGCAAGTACCAAATCGGGCGACAGATTTTCGGCGTAAACAGGGCCGAGTCATTAGACGACGTGGTCGTCTTTCATGCGGGCACCACCATGGTGGGGAAATTCCTCAACAGCGCCGGCGGCCGGGTGCTGGGCGTGACGGCCCTGGGAGAAGACCTGAAGGGCGCGATAGACCTCGCCTATGAGGCGGTTGATCTCATCGACTTTCACGAGGCGCACTACAGAACCGACATCGGCGCGAAAGGATTGAAGTATGGCTCATGA
- the purH gene encoding bifunctional phosphoribosylaminoimidazolecarboxamide formyltransferase/IMP cyclohydrolase: MALIKTALISVSDKTGIVSFSQELSAMGVSIISTGGTAKLLSDNGISVTDISDYTGFPEMMDGRLKTLHPKVHGGLLAVRDNTAHMEKASEHQMTLIDMVVVNLYPFEETVEKKDVTLADAIENIDIGGPTMLRAAAKNNRFVTVIVDPADYDRVLGEMKDNKGEVSESTNFELAKKTFTRTAAYDGAISNFLTSLDENNKRIRFPKSITFQFQKVQSLRYGENPHQQAAFYAEHEKYPATLTSAKVLQGKELSYNNIMDTDAAMDVVRNIEKPAVAIIKHANPCGMAIGGESLAQTYKNARETDPISAFGGIVALNRPVDQETAEALAETFLEVVVAPGFSDEAKDILADKKNLRLLVVPTGPAGDEDGFNLRRVHGGLLVQDWDTASIDVRKAKVVTKRAPTEEEWNALELAWRAVKHVKSNAIVFANEHQLVGVGAGQMSRVDSVNIAKMKAQLTTEGAVMGSDAFFPHPDGIEAAARAGITAVIQPGGSIRDDDAIKEADKHNMAMVLTEQRHFRH, from the coding sequence ATGGCTCTCATCAAAACAGCACTGATCAGCGTCTCTGACAAAACCGGAATAGTCTCGTTTTCCCAGGAGCTTTCCGCCATGGGCGTTTCGATTATATCAACCGGCGGTACCGCGAAACTGCTTTCTGATAACGGCATCTCCGTCACCGATATATCCGACTACACCGGATTCCCGGAGATGATGGACGGCCGCCTCAAGACCCTGCATCCGAAGGTACACGGAGGACTGCTGGCCGTCCGAGACAATACCGCCCATATGGAAAAGGCATCCGAGCATCAGATGACCCTCATCGACATGGTGGTGGTCAACCTCTACCCCTTCGAGGAGACGGTGGAGAAAAAAGACGTGACCCTGGCGGACGCGATTGAAAACATCGATATCGGCGGACCCACAATGCTCAGGGCCGCGGCAAAAAACAACCGCTTTGTCACGGTCATCGTCGATCCCGCCGATTACGATCGCGTTCTCGGTGAAATGAAGGATAACAAGGGGGAGGTTTCAGAGTCAACGAACTTTGAGCTTGCCAAAAAAACCTTTACCCGCACCGCGGCTTACGACGGGGCGATTTCCAATTTTCTGACGTCCCTCGACGAGAATAACAAGCGCATCCGCTTCCCCAAAAGCATCACCTTCCAGTTTCAGAAGGTTCAGTCTCTGCGCTATGGGGAGAATCCCCACCAGCAGGCGGCCTTCTACGCGGAGCATGAAAAATACCCCGCGACCCTCACCTCCGCCAAGGTGCTCCAGGGCAAGGAGCTCTCCTACAACAACATCATGGACACGGATGCGGCAATGGACGTGGTCAGGAATATCGAAAAGCCCGCGGTGGCGATCATCAAGCACGCCAATCCCTGCGGGATGGCCATCGGCGGGGAAAGCCTGGCCCAGACATACAAAAACGCCCGGGAGACCGACCCGATCTCCGCGTTCGGCGGCATCGTCGCCCTGAATCGACCGGTGGACCAGGAGACCGCGGAAGCCCTGGCCGAGACGTTTCTCGAGGTGGTTGTTGCCCCCGGTTTCTCGGACGAGGCAAAGGATATCCTTGCAGACAAGAAAAACCTGAGGCTCCTGGTGGTGCCGACGGGACCGGCGGGAGACGAGGACGGTTTCAACTTAAGAAGGGTCCACGGCGGGCTCCTGGTGCAGGACTGGGATACCGCGTCAATCGACGTCAGAAAGGCGAAGGTGGTCACCAAGCGGGCGCCCACGGAGGAAGAGTGGAACGCCCTGGAGCTGGCGTGGCGGGCGGTCAAGCATGTGAAGTCGAACGCCATCGTATTCGCCAACGAGCACCAGCTTGTGGGTGTGGGCGCGGGCCAGATGAGCCGGGTCGATTCGGTGAACATCGCAAAAATGAAGGCGCAGCTTACCACCGAGGGCGCCGTCATGGGGTCAGACGCCTTTTTCCCCCATCCGGACGGCATAGAGGCCGCGGCCCGGGCCGGAATCACGGCGGTTATTCAGCCCGGCGGAAGCATCAGGGACGACGATGCGATCAAAGAGGCGGACAAACACAACATGGCTATGGTACTGACCGAACAGCGACATTTTCGTCATTGA
- a CDS encoding DUF3999 family protein, whose protein sequence is MKTCNRERIVTPSRASRPTLQALAVTVAAAMAVVFLIGAASTAALALDSSRYRWQSPIAGKTGDLSDSNCGKAGGYVTFNVTPEIYDRSLSDLSDIRIVTDDGREIPFVIWTERAEKTSHRIVSDIINTAYVPQSHTTFTIDLGDEYVRTNAVTVTTSSVDFVRRVTVEGSPDNRHFAVLTNDIQIFDFTTDHGVADTTVSYPTTDYRYIRVTLWDNGDTPLSDVGGSVSIRESVKGERVPLNIRKIETTTDDTTTHILVDLGYRHIPSNAVEFEAGDATFSREVTIRASNDPPARDTFSDDDSFRVVSSGVIHRITTESFKTERLTLEYPETKERYLEFIIHDRDDAPLDMTVSNITGVPRHVTFAVKEGESYFLLTGNVRAHTPSYDLRTTFPFLDKSTFSPCEAGALRENPYYVPSREIPYSERYRMLIWVALGLAALVLGIVVIRAMRRTVRSK, encoded by the coding sequence ATGAAGACCTGTAATCGTGAACGAATTGTTACACCGAGCCGCGCCTCCCGTCCCACCCTTCAGGCACTTGCGGTGACGGTAGCCGCTGCAATGGCTGTGGTGTTTCTCATCGGCGCAGCTTCCACGGCGGCCCTCGCCCTCGACTCTTCCCGCTACCGGTGGCAGTCCCCCATCGCGGGAAAAACCGGAGACCTGTCCGACAGTAACTGCGGAAAAGCCGGTGGATACGTGACGTTCAACGTGACGCCGGAGATATACGATCGATCTCTTTCGGATCTCTCCGACATCAGGATCGTCACCGATGACGGGCGTGAAATCCCCTTCGTCATCTGGACCGAACGTGCCGAGAAAACATCACATCGCATCGTCTCGGATATCATCAATACCGCTTACGTTCCCCAGAGCCACACAACCTTCACCATCGACCTGGGGGATGAATACGTCAGAACAAATGCCGTCACCGTCACAACATCGTCCGTCGATTTCGTTCGCAGAGTCACCGTGGAGGGATCTCCGGACAATCGGCATTTCGCCGTCCTCACCAACGACATACAAATTTTCGACTTCACCACCGATCACGGCGTCGCCGACACCACGGTATCCTATCCCACCACCGACTATCGCTACATCCGGGTAACGCTGTGGGACAACGGGGACACGCCGCTTTCGGATGTGGGCGGATCCGTTTCCATCCGGGAGAGTGTCAAGGGAGAACGCGTCCCCCTGAACATACGAAAAATCGAGACGACCACTGATGATACAACCACCCACATCCTCGTCGATCTCGGGTACAGGCACATTCCCTCGAACGCGGTGGAGTTCGAAGCCGGTGACGCAACCTTCTCCCGGGAAGTTACAATCCGCGCCTCGAACGATCCGCCCGCCCGGGACACGTTCTCGGATGACGACTCATTTCGAGTTGTCTCAAGCGGTGTCATCCATCGAATAACCACAGAATCTTTCAAAACCGAGCGGCTTACCCTGGAATATCCCGAAACAAAGGAACGCTACCTGGAGTTTATCATACACGACCGGGACGACGCGCCCCTCGATATGACGGTATCGAATATCACGGGCGTCCCCCGGCATGTGACATTCGCAGTGAAAGAAGGGGAGAGTTATTTCCTCCTGACCGGCAACGTCCGGGCCCACACACCGTCCTATGATTTACGCACAACCTTTCCATTTTTGGACAAGTCGACGTTTTCCCCCTGCGAGGCGGGCGCGCTCAGGGAAAATCCGTACTACGTTCCGAGCCGGGAGATACCGTACTCGGAACGCTACCGGATGTTGATATGGGTCGCCCTGGGTCTCGCGGCCCTGGTCCTGGGGATTGTCGTCATCCGCGCCATGCGGCGGACGGTTAGATCTAAATAG